Within the Mesotoga sp. UBA6090 genome, the region GCCACAAGACTGGACCGATCCCTTTCCCGTTGTCAAACGGCGTGAAGGGTTCTTTCCCGTGATTGACCGCAAAGCTCATGTGATTCGACGGATGCCAGTCCTGACTTGCAACTATCACCCTGTATACTGGGTCTTTCATTGCTCTGTTTATCACTACGTTGATCTTGCTCGCATCGCTTACGGGCAGTGCGCCGGTTTCATAGAAGTCGTTCTGAACATCAACGACCAGCAGTGCCTTACGCATTTCAATCGCCTCACTTTCAAATTACTATAGCGTCCTCAGCCTTTTGCGCAGTTCTTCATCAACTGAGCTAAGGGCAAAGAGTGTGATCTCGTCCGGTCTTAGCTTCTGAACCCTCTTTATGAGTTCAACGAACTTGTCCCAGCGACCTGCGTAGTTGAACGCTCCAAGTCCGATTCTAATATCCTTCAGCGATCCATGAAGACTACGGATCTTCTCCACCCTGGAGATCACTTCATCCGGCTCCTTTCCATATGCCATAACGACGGCCGAATCAATCAACCCGCTCTTTAGCCATTCGAGCCAAGGCTGCAGACGCTCACTTAGAGCTCTTTCTGAATAATCATCGTAGACCGCGCAGGATACCTTTTTCCCTTTAGCCCTGACAACTTCAGAGATCATCGAGACCTGACTCGTTATGAAATAGATTCTGAAGCAATCGAAGCTGTCCTTACTTTCGATAAGTTTCTCTTGATTGAGCCACTTCCTGTATTCGGCCAGTGCAATCGGATTGTAGCCGAAGCTTTTGAAAGGGTACCTTATGAAGTCAAGATGAACCTCTTCCACATCGTAATTAGAGATTTCAGAGGCAACATGGGCCGTGAATTCTCTCACTTCTGGGATTCCGGGATCTATGTAGGGCCCGAATACTTCTTCCAGGTTGCTGGATGGATACTCAAGCATAGAAGTTCCGTTCTCATCTACTGTGACCCATTCCGGTCGCCTGTTCAAGATATGCCTTTCCGAAAGGGGCCTTTGTTTTCCAAAGCCCCAGACGAGATTGACGTTCATCCATGCCGAAATCCTGAACTCCCTCCCGCAAGCCTTTTCTATGGTCATCTGAAGTGGATCGAAGTCTTGAACTAATTCTTCGGCGGGAGGGAGAATATTCGAGGAGTAGTAAGAGTCGGCGCGGTTCACAACCTGTATATAGGCCCTAACGGGATTAATCCCTTCGAGTTTTTCGATCATTCTGCTCAGAGATTCCTGAGATACAAGTTCCTTGCTTGTAACCCAGACTTCCGGTCTGAATCCGCTCATCTTTTCCTCCATTCAATATGTCGGCAATTCTGTCCAGACTGTCAGATGAAGTCGATCACGTTAGATTTTTCACTTATTTCCGGGATTATTATGCCCTTACCATCTGCCATAACTACCGTTACGCCAGGGCCGTGACCGGTTATTATACAGTCTCCGTGCACTACAACTCCGATAGTAACGGAGCCTTCCATATATCCTCCGAGACCGAAAGAGTCATTGTGATTTTCAAGGGCTACGAAGTCTCCAATTCTCAGTCTGTCGAGACCGACTTTCCTTATGAGTGCCCTGTCATTCGTAATGATGTCGTAGTCTCCACCTGAAGGATCTCCCGATCCTGAGCCGGAACCCAGTAGATAACCTGGTACTATTGCCCTTACCGGGAAGTGAATCTTTCCGTCTCCTTCTTCAACGGGTATCCTGTCTAAAAGCTCAGGATCGATATTGTATACCCTGATTGAAGGATAGTCTTCAAGTACCAATCCCTGACCGAATCCAACAACCTGTATCTTGTCTCCAATCGCCATCTTCTTCTTTATGTCTTCTTTGAAGTGGATCAAGACATGATTTATGCCGCCATGCTTGCCTATGACTATTCCCTTCTCTCCCTTTGCATCTCCGCTGATCAAAGTGGCCGAATTTCCGATACAGGAATAACCGACGTATGCTGAGTTCTTTTCAGCTTCGGAGTTCTTTGTCGAGACATCTGGCTCGACATGGTCGCCAACCATCTTGAAAGCGCTGTCTCCAAGAGCGAAGTTATAGGTTATACCACCAGTGCCGGGAAAGAGTCTTGGAGTCCCATCGACTTCAAGTCTGAAAGGGCTTCTCCTTAGTGGATGTGCAACTTCGCCGCTTACCGAGATCTTCACTACAGAAGCTTTGTTTGTACGCAATGTACTTTCCTCCATTCAATCATTTTCGTTGTTTTAAGGTACGTATATATTATATCAACCAGATAACGCTTGTCCGAACCGTGATATAATCCACGCTGGAGGTCGTCATATGTATTATCCGGGACACATTCAGAAAGCAAAAAGGCAGATTCAGAACTACATTAAGTCCGTAGATGGAGTAGTCGAGCTGCTCGATGCTAGAATTCCTCTTTCGAGCAGGGCCTATGAAGCAGAACGGTTGTTTCAGAATAAACAGCGTATTGTCGTTCTGAACAAATCCGATCTGGCCGATCCTAAGATCACTTCCATGTGGAGAGACCATTTCAAGTCAGAAGGAAGCGGCGTTGTCGAGGCTTCACTGAGATCGACCGACGCAAAGCAGTTCATAATAAGAGAAATAGTACCGTTATTGAAAAGCAGGTTCTACGAAAAGAGGTTCATGGTTGTGGGAATGCCCAACGTTGGGAAGTCGACATTTATCAACAGACTCAAAGGCAAGAAATCACTGGCTGTTGGAAATAGGCCGGGGATAACGCGTGGAGTCCAGTGGATAAACGTCTCAGAGAGTATATCAGTTCTCGACACGCCGGGGATTCTATATTCAGATCTCCGATCTCCACACATAACTACGAAGCTTCTTGCGGTCGGTTCCCTACCGTATGAGAAGTTTG harbors:
- a CDS encoding glycoside hydrolase family 10 protein, translated to MSGFRPEVWVTSKELVSQESLSRMIEKLEGINPVRAYIQVVNRADSYYSSNILPPAEELVQDFDPLQMTIEKACGREFRISAWMNVNLVWGFGKQRPLSERHILNRRPEWVTVDENGTSMLEYPSSNLEEVFGPYIDPGIPEVREFTAHVASEISNYDVEEVHLDFIRYPFKSFGYNPIALAEYRKWLNQEKLIESKDSFDCFRIYFITSQVSMISEVVRAKGKKVSCAVYDDYSERALSERLQPWLEWLKSGLIDSAVVMAYGKEPDEVISRVEKIRSLHGSLKDIRIGLGAFNYAGRWDKFVELIKRVQKLRPDEITLFALSSVDEELRKRLRTL
- a CDS encoding DUF4438 domain-containing protein; this encodes MRTNKASVVKISVSGEVAHPLRRSPFRLEVDGTPRLFPGTGGITYNFALGDSAFKMVGDHVEPDVSTKNSEAEKNSAYVGYSCIGNSATLISGDAKGEKGIVIGKHGGINHVLIHFKEDIKKKMAIGDKIQVVGFGQGLVLEDYPSIRVYNIDPELLDRIPVEEGDGKIHFPVRAIVPGYLLGSGSGSGDPSGGDYDIITNDRALIRKVGLDRLRIGDFVALENHNDSFGLGGYMEGSVTIGVVVHGDCIITGHGPGVTVVMADGKGIIIPEISEKSNVIDFI
- the ylqF gene encoding ribosome biogenesis GTPase YlqF, whose amino-acid sequence is MYYPGHIQKAKRQIQNYIKSVDGVVELLDARIPLSSRAYEAERLFQNKQRIVVLNKSDLADPKITSMWRDHFKSEGSGVVEASLRSTDAKQFIIREIVPLLKSRFYEKRFMVVGMPNVGKSTFINRLKGKKSLAVGNRPGITRGVQWINVSESISVLDTPGILYSDLRSPHITTKLLAVGSLPYEKFDPLDAFERVLALIVERYGKGLLEDYLGEEFADGEEFVEEFCRRRNYLAKQGALDITRGAHTFLREVAAGKVGRFSFEDPESFYRVDSNEAK